Part of the bacterium HR11 genome is shown below.
GACGGCCAGGACCTCATCGACGATGAGGATGTCCGGTTCCCAGGCCGTGGCGACGGCGAAGCCCAGGCGGGCGACCATCCCCGTCGAGTACGTCCGCAGGGGGGCATCGATAAAGTCTTCCAGCTCGGCGAAGTCGATGATCCAGTCCAACCGCTCTTCGATCTCCCGGCGGGTCCGTCCCAAGAGGGTCCCGTTGAGGAAGATATTTTCCCGGCCTGTCAGTTCGGGATGGAACCCGCCGCCCAACTCCAGGAGGGGGGCGATCCGGCCGCGGACCCACACGCGGCCCGTCGTGGGTCGGAGGACCCGAGCGATGACCTTCAGGAGCGTACTCTTGCCGGCTCCGTTGCGGCCGACGATCCCGAAGATTTCGCCCTGGTAGACTTCCAGATGGATGTCTCGCAAGGCCCAGACTTCATGAAATCGGATCCGTCGCTGGAGCCGTCGGATGACGTATTCCTTAAGAGTCCCGATGCGCTCTTGGGGCATCCGGTAGCATACAGACACCCCCTCCAGGCGGACGACTGTCAGCCGGGTCGGCTCGACGATGACCGTCGCTTGCGTCTCAGAGGCGGTAGGCCAGCTCATCGGCTTTCCTCGTGAAGGCCCACCACCCGATGAGGAGGGCGGTCAGGGCGATGACCGTCGCCGTGGCCCAGCGTTCGGGTGTCGGCCAAAGACCGTAGTAGAGGGGCTGTCGGAATAACTTCAGGAGGTGGTACATCGGGTTCAGGTTCAGGACCCAAAAACGGTAGGTCGCCGGGATGACCTCCTCCGGGTAGATGATGGGGGTCAGATACATCCAAGCCAGCAGGGCGATTTCATACATATCGGCGACGTCCGGGAAAAAGACCGCCAGCGTCGAGAGGAGCAGACCGACGCCCAGGGTAAAAGCCGTCAGCAGGCATAGGGCCGCCGGGAGGCATACGACCGGGGGACGTAAGGGCAAGCCCAGGGCCAGAAGGATGACTACCAGAGGGCCCAGGGCCAGGACGAAGTTGACGAGGCCCGTCCCCACGGCCGATAGGGCAAAGGTCGTCTTGGGGACGTAGATACGGTGCAGGAGGTCGGCACCCCACATCAAGTGGCGCATGGTGGCGACCGTCGTTTGAGCAAAGAAGTTCCAGACGAGTAATCCTATGAGCAAGTAAGCCGGATAAGCCCGTACCATATGGAAAACTTGGGAGAAGGCGACCGTCAGGACGACCATCATACCCAGAGGATTCAGCATCGTCCAAGCGACGCCCAGGACGGACCGCTTGTACCGGGTGATGACATCCCGTCGGACGAGTTGGACGATGAGGTCCCGGTAACGCCAGACCTCGACCAGCTCCCCCCAAAAGGGAGAAGAAACTTGAGCCGAATCGTAAACCGGGACAGGACGACTTTCTGCCGAAGCCATGTATCCAGATGCCTACAGGCAAATGGAGGCCCCGAGTAAAAGGCTCACGGGGGGCCCGCCGGCTTCATCGACCGGGTGCTCGGCCCCTGTCGTCGGTCGGCGACCGGGGACCAGGCGACAGAGGTCCCCCCAAGGGCCCGGGGTTTCATCGGCCCGGATGAGGCCTCCCCAGGACCCCGCTCTGGCGAGCGGGGCTTGGATCTTGAAATATCATACTTTCCAGGCGATGGGAAAGACCGGTCGGACGCCGTTCTCACGATCCCAACCGCTCTGTCAACACGTCGGTACCGGCTCCATGATAGGCGTTCCCAGATGGAGAAGCAATCGATGCCTCCTCGTCCCGCAAAAAGCCCTGCCGGGTCAGGTACTCGATGATGCGGCGGGCGTTCTCCTCGGGTGAGTACCGGACCGTGTCGGCCACGAGGTCGGGTGCCAGGGGCGGCTCGTAAGGGTCGTCGATCCCCGTGACGCCCCGGATTTCGCCCCGTCGGGCCCGGGCAAATAGGCCCTTGGCGTCCCGCTGTTCGCAGACTTCTAAAGGCGTATTCACGTAGACCAAAACGAAGCGGTCCTCCCCGACCATGCTCCGGACCCGGTCCCGCGTGGCCTCGTAGGGGCTCACGGCGGCCACCACGACGGCGCCCCCGTGGCGGACGACCTCGGCGGCGACAAAGCCGATCCGCAGGATGTTCGCGTCCCGGTCCTCCCGACTGAAGCCCAAGCCCTTGGACAGAAGCGTCCGGACCTCGTCGCCGTCCAGGAGGGTGACCGACCGGCCCCGCTCCAGAAGCATCGCCGTCAGGGCCTCGGCGAGGGTCGACTTGCCGGCGCAGGGCAGGCCCGTCAGCCACACGCAGAAGCCCTGCCGGTGGCGGGGCGGATAGGCCCGGGCCAGGACCTCGGCGACCTCGGGTCGGGTGAACCAGGCCGGCAGGGGTCGGCCGTTGGCCAGGTAGTCCTCCCGGACCTGCGTCCCCGAGAGGGTCCAGACCCGTCGGCCCGGCGGGACCCGGCGGGCTTCCTCGTAGCGGTCCTCGTCGGGCAGGTAGACGACCTCGTCGAAGGCGATCATCTTCACACCGATCTCGGCCTCCAGGGAAGCGAACAGTTCCTGAGCATCGAAGGGCCCGTAAAAAGGCCGGCCCGTCGAGTCCCGGCCCGGGCTGGCGTGGTCCCGGCCGACGATGAAGTAGTTGGCCCCGTAGTTCCGGCGGATGATCCCGTGCCAGACGGCCTCCCGGGGACCCGCCAGGCGCATCGCCAGGGGGAGGAGACTCAAGAGCGTGCGGTTGGGGTCATAGTAACGTTCGACCAGGACCTTGTAGCACCGGACCCGGGTGTAGTGGTCCACGTCGCCCGGCTTCGTCAGGCCGACGACCGGATGGATGAGCAAGACGCCCCCGACCCGTTCGGCGGCGGCCTTCGTGATCCACTCGTGGGCCCGATGGATGGGATTGCGGGTCTGAAAGGCGACGACGTCGGAGGCGCCCATCGCCTCAAGCCGGCGGCGGACCTCCCGGGGCGGGAGCCGCAGTTCGGGAAAGTCGTAATACTTGGGCAGGTTCAAGACCTTCAGGGGACCGCTGACGTAGTAGCGGCCCCAGGACGCCATCTCGGCGACCAGGGGATGACGGGGGTCGGTCGTCCCGTAGACCCGCTGGGCCTCGACGGTCGGGTCCCAGGCGAAGACCTCCTCGACGGTCAGGACGGCCAGAATCTCGTTTTTCGGCGACCGCAGGACGACGTCCCGCCCGAGGGGCGGCGGGTCGGCCACGGGCAGGGTGACGGGGATCGGGAAGACGAGGCCGTTGGCCAAGCGCATGTCCTCGAGGACTCGCGTGTAATCGGCCCGACCCATGAAGCGGTCCAGGGGCGAGAAGGCCCCCGTCGCCAGGAGCTCCAGGTCGCACACCGAGCGCCAGGACAATTGAATGCTCGGTAAGCGCTTCGCCCGTTCGGCCAGCTCGACCCGCTCGTCGCCCGTGACGAGGAGGTCCACCAGCCGGCCCCCGTAAGGCTCGATGAGGGTCCGCGTCTTTGGATATGTCATCGCCGTTCTCCCGGATGGATGATTCGGCAGGAAGGGGAATCCAAAGAGCGGGGCAGGGTAGCAGAGCCGTTCGGGAGGTGAGAAGTGCGATGGGAAGCGGAAAGGGCACCTCCACGAAAGCACGATGTTTCAGGCATTCGGCAGATGGGCATTTGGCAGATGGGCAGGTCGGCAGATGGGCAGTCGGCAGGTCGGGCGACGGGCGTCTATCGCCGGAACACCGGCCGTCATGCCGGTGTCCCCCGGTCTTGGTACCGCCCGTCATGGCGGTGTCCATCCCATCTGAACACCGCCAGGGATGGCGGTGTCATCCTTCACAAGCTTGAAAAATCGAGATCGCCGGGCCATCGCTTTCCCAGATGGGAACCGCATTTCTCCCAACCGAACGGCTCTGTTAGGTAAAAATACAGATGCGGGATGCGGGATGCAAGATGCAGGATGGGAATGGAGGATGAAATCCAAGCCCCGCTCGTTAGAGCGGGGTCCATCTGCCGAGTGGCCTGGCCCCGGCCCCGACGAGCAGAGCTTGCATTTCTATTCCTCATTGCGCATCCATAATTCTTCATTTCCGTCTTGCATCCTGCGTCCTGCATCCTGTATCTTGCTTCTGGGGAGGCAAGCCGATGGCCGTGCGGGTCGAGCGGTACCGGTTCACGGTCGACGACTACTACCGGATGCTGGCGGCGGGGATTCTCACGGAAGACAGCCGGGTCGAGCTCATCGAGGGGGAGATCATCGCCATGGCGCCCATCGGGAGCCGGCATGCGGCCTGCGTGGATCGGCTGAATCGTCTTCTCACGGACCGCGTCGGAGGACGGGCCATCGTTCGGGTTCAGAGCCCCATTCGTTTGAGTCGCCACACGGAGCCACAGCCGGACGTGGCGCTGTTGCGGCCGCGGTCGGACTTTTATGCGTCGGGGCATCCGGGGCCGGGGGACGTCCTCTTGGTCGTCGAGGTGGCCGAGACGTCGGCCGACTACGACCGGCAGGTGAAGCTTCCCCTGTACGGGCGGGCGGGGATTCCGGAGGCGTGGCTGGTGGACCTGGCGGGGGAGGTCGTCGAGGTGTACCGTCGGCCGGGGCGGCGGGGGTATCGGGAGGTCGGGCGGCACGGTCGGGGTTCGGTCCTGACGCTCCAGGCGTGGCCGGACGTCGGCCTGGCCGTCGATGAAATCCTGGGGACGTGAGGGGCCTCCGGAGTTAGGGGTGCGGAATGAAAATCTAAACCCCGCTCGTTAGAGCGGGGTCCATTTCATGCCCGCCCCGCTCGGCCGAGCGGGGTCGCGGCGATACAGCCGTTTGGACTTTCGATGACGGAGGGCGCTCTATGCAAGGGCTTGCGGAACGGTCGTTAATCGCGGGCGTGCAGATTCGGTCTCTCCGGCCCATCCCCGACGACCGGGGCTTTCTGATGGAACTTCTGCGGAGCGACTGGCCCGAGTTTGACCGCTTCGGGCAGGCCTACGTCACGGCCTGCTATCCGGGCGTCGTCAAGGCCTGGCACTATCATAAGAAACAGTGGGACCACTTCACTTGCGTGTACGGCATGGCCCGGGTCGTCCTCTATGACGCCCGGGAGGATTCGCCGACGCGGGGGGTCATCAACGAGTTCCATATCGGCTACCTCAATCCCTGCCTCATCAAGATCCCGCCCCTCGTGTATCACGGCTTTACGGCCGAGGGCGGCCAGATGGCCATGATCATCAATTTCCCGACGGAGTTATACGACTACGCACAGCCCGACGAGTACCGCCTCCCTTACGACGACCCCTCGATCCCCTACGACTGGCGGATTCGTCACCGTTAAAGCCGGCGTCGGGCCGCCGGGCCCAGGGGCCTTCTGGCCGGTGCGGCCGCTGGCGGGCGGGGCCGGGAGGCGGGAGCTTCGCCCTCCGACGGCCGGGGGGAGATGCCCCACAGCCGACAGCCCACCGTCAATACACGACCTCAAAGCTGTCCCATCGGCCCGAGGGCGGGACCTCCGCCTCCTCGACCCCCTGGACGACGGCCGCCGGGGGACCCTCCCGGAGATAGGCCCGGAGCTGATCCAACTGCTCCGGCGTCCCCTCGGCGTAGACCTCGACCCGCCCGTCGGGCAGGTTCCGGACATAGCCCCGTACACCGATCCGGCGGGCGACCCGCACGACAAAGTACCGGTAGCCGACGCCCTGGACGATGCCGCTGACGAAGTACCGCCGAGCGACCATCGCTTTCCCCCGGAGGGCCGGATTCCGCGGTCCCGCTCTCGGGCGAGCGGGGTCGGGATAAGACGCGACCCCGCTCGCAAGAGCGGGCCTGGGATAAGGCACGACGCCGCTCTTACGGGCGGGGCTGGGACAAAGTGGCCCATCGGCCGACGCCCAAATTGCCGAACCCCCGTGGCCCCGTTATCATAATGGCCTCCCCATCCCGATGGAAGGGAGGGCGCGTCGTGAAGGCCCTGGTCCTGGCCGGCGGGAAGGGCACCCGTCTGCGGCCCCTCACGTACACGATGGCCAAGCAGTTGGCCCCCGTGGCGAATCGCCCGATCCTCTATTACGTCATCCGACACGTCCTGGAAGCGTCTATCGAGGACATCGGGGTCATCATCTCGCCGGAGACGGGCGACCAGGTCCGGGCCGCCCTGGCCGAGCATTTCCCGGGTCGGTCCTTCACGTTCATCCTACAAGAGCAACCCCTGGGCCTGGCCCACGCCGTCCGGGTCGCTCGGCCCTTCCTGGGCGACGACCCCTTCGTCATGTACCTGGGCGACAATCTCATCGGCCAGGGCATCCGAGACCTCGTCGAGGCCTTCTATCGAGAACAGGCCGACGCCGTTATCTTACTGAAAGAGGTCCCGGACCCCCGGATGTTCGGCGTGGCCGAAGTCGACGGCGACGGCCGGGTTCGGCGCCTCATCGAAAAACCCCCGACGCCGCCGAGTCGGCTCGCCCTCGTCGGCGTGTACGTCCTGGCCCCCTGCATCCATGAAGCCGTCGAGGCCATCCGGCCTTCCTGGCGGGGGGAATTGGAAATCACGGATGCGATTCAGTATCTACTCGACCGGGGCTACCGAGTCCAGAGCCGGATCTTGCAGAGCTGGTGGCTCGACACGGGCAAGAAGGACGACCTCCTGGAGGCGAACCGGATCGTCTTGGACGAGCAGGTCCACCGCTCCATCGAAGGCCACGTCGATGCCGACAGCCGGGTCGTCGGTCGGGTGACGATCGAGAAGGACGCCCGGGTCATTCGGAGTGAAATCCGGGGCCCCGCCGTCATCGGGGCCGGCACCCTGGTCGACGAATCGTTCATCGGTCCCTACACGAGCGTCGGTCGGCACTGCCTCCTGCGCCGGGCGACCCTGCAACACTGTGTCCTCCTCGACGGGGTCCGCATCGACGGCGTCGTCCGTCTGGAGGACAGCCTGATCGGTCGGAATGCCGTCATCCGTCGGGCCTTCCCCGACCGGTCGGCCCTGCGCCTGTTCATCGGCGACGACGCCGAGGTCGTGCTGTGACGGGGTGCAGGCTACAAGACGAAACCAGCCGTCGTGCGGGTGGCCAAAGGTCCTCCGTCATCCGCCTAAGGTCTCAAGGGCTATCCTGCGCCGTTCTTCCATTTCTTGGAGCCATGTGTCCGTCATCTTTATCTCGTTCACCAGCTCGCTCAGCGCCCGATAGTCTATCCCCGCGTCTGGAGTGATCCGGATGCCGGGTGACAGCCGGGAGGAGAGGCGGTCCCAGACCGCGGTCACGACGGCGGTCACGACTTCCTGGAACTTGCGCCAGTCTTCATAGCTGAGATCCCCACGCTCGACGCCGGCACATAGATATCGCAGGGCCTCGCGCACCTGGTGGGCGAAATGGACCCGAACACCGTTCATCCCGATGTCCATGAGCAATTGGTCGGCGACGTCCCCTGGGTTTAATTGACGGGTCATGTATAGGGCGTAGAGGAGGACCGGCTCCCGGAGCGTCCGCAGGAATCGGTCCCACTGGGGCGTGGCCAAGTATCCAGGGTCAGGGGGCAATAGGATGTCGACCAGTTCCTTGAGGAGGACTCTGTCCGGCGGGATGGTCTCGACGTTCTTACCGCCTGTGATGAACCAATCGGCTATGCAAGCCAAGCCCTGGTAAACCGGTCCATACTCCTGATAGACCATGTTCCGGAAGACCTGATTCCACAGGCTGGGGTCGCCGACGGCCGAACACCACAAAGCCGGTAACAGGTCGCCGACCAACTTCACGGTATCTCCGACCATGGAAGCGACGACCCCGGAGGGCATGTATTTCATGATTTTCAATATATCTTTTGCAGTCGGTGGGACGTGGAGTCCGAGGACCTTTCCCGAGAAATCTAAGGCGGCTTCGGCCCAGGCCAGGGGGCTCGGGCTGACTTTCGAGAAATATTGGGGATAGGCGTCCTTCAGGACTTCCATCAGGATCGAGTTCATCCGG
Proteins encoded:
- the tagH_1 gene encoding Teichoic acids export ATP-binding protein TagH, with amino-acid sequence MSWPTASETQATVIVEPTRLTVVRLEGVSVCYRMPQERIGTLKEYVIRRLQRRIRFHEVWALRDIHLEVYQGEIFGIVGRNGAGKSTLLKVIARVLRPTTGRVWVRGRIAPLLELGGGFHPELTGRENIFLNGTLLGRTRREIEERLDWIIDFAELEDFIDAPLRTYSTGMVARLGFAVATAWEPDILIVDEVLAVGDEAFQQKCRTRMAEFRNHGTTILMVSHSMPTVEALCHRAVWLDHGRIQALGPAREVAAAYHQVIERARG
- the tagG_2 gene encoding Teichoic acid translocation permease protein TagG, whose product is MASAESRPVPVYDSAQVSSPFWGELVEVWRYRDLIVQLVRRDVITRYKRSVLGVAWTMLNPLGMMVVLTVAFSQVFHMVRAYPAYLLIGLLVWNFFAQTTVATMRHLMWGADLLHRIYVPKTTFALSAVGTGLVNFVLALGPLVVILLALGLPLRPPVVCLPAALCLLTAFTLGVGLLLSTLAVFFPDVADMYEIALLAWMYLTPIIYPEEVIPATYRFWVLNLNPMYHLLKLFRQPLYYGLWPTPERWATATVIALTALLIGWWAFTRKADELAYRL
- the sat/cysC_2 gene encoding putative bifunctional SAT/APS kinase, which gives rise to MTYPKTRTLIEPYGGRLVDLLVTGDERVELAERAKRLPSIQLSWRSVCDLELLATGAFSPLDRFMGRADYTRVLEDMRLANGLVFPIPVTLPVADPPPLGRDVVLRSPKNEILAVLTVEEVFAWDPTVEAQRVYGTTDPRHPLVAEMASWGRYYVSGPLKVLNLPKYYDFPELRLPPREVRRRLEAMGASDVVAFQTRNPIHRAHEWITKAAAERVGGVLLIHPVVGLTKPGDVDHYTRVRCYKVLVERYYDPNRTLLSLLPLAMRLAGPREAVWHGIIRRNYGANYFIVGRDHASPGRDSTGRPFYGPFDAQELFASLEAEIGVKMIAFDEVVYLPDEDRYEEARRVPPGRRVWTLSGTQVREDYLANGRPLPAWFTRPEVAEVLARAYPPRHRQGFCVWLTGLPCAGKSTLAEALTAMLLERGRSVTLLDGDEVRTLLSKGLGFSREDRDANILRIGFVAAEVVRHGGAVVVAAVSPYEATRDRVRSMVGEDRFVLVYVNTPLEVCEQRDAKGLFARARRGEIRGVTGIDDPYEPPLAPDLVADTVRYSPEENARRIIEYLTRQGFLRDEEASIASPSGNAYHGAGTDVLTERLGS
- the acyP gene encoding Acylphosphatase, whose amino-acid sequence is MVARRYFVSGIVQGVGYRYFVVRVARRIGVRGYVRNLPDGRVEVYAEGTPEQLDQLRAYLREGPPAAVVQGVEEAEVPPSGRWDSFEVVY
- the rmlA gene encoding Glucose-1-phosphate thymidylyltransferase, producing MKALVLAGGKGTRLRPLTYTMAKQLAPVANRPILYYVIRHVLEASIEDIGVIISPETGDQVRAALAEHFPGRSFTFILQEQPLGLAHAVRVARPFLGDDPFVMYLGDNLIGQGIRDLVEAFYREQADAVILLKEVPDPRMFGVAEVDGDGRVRRLIEKPPTPPSRLALVGVYVLAPCIHEAVEAIRPSWRGELEITDAIQYLLDRGYRVQSRILQSWWLDTGKKDDLLEANRIVLDEQVHRSIEGHVDADSRVVGRVTIEKDARVIRSEIRGPAVIGAGTLVDESFIGPYTSVGRHCLLRRATLQHCVLLDGVRIDGVVRLEDSLIGRNAVIRRAFPDRSALRLFIGDDAEVVL